In the Sedimentisphaera cyanobacteriorum genome, TGAAGAAAAAGTGCGGCTGCGGGGGAAGCATGAAGGAAGGCAGAATCGAAATTCAAGGCGAAAAGCGTGATCAGCTTGAGAAAATTCTCAAAGACAAAGGATACAAAGTAAAGCAGGCTGGCGGATAAGCAGAGCCCCTAATCGAGCATTTCTCTGAGCCTCGAACATACATCCTCAACGCTTGCTTCGCTGAATTCAGAGAAGCTTTTTTCCGGCTGAACAGTTATGTTTGCCCTGCCCCCCAGCGGGGAAAATCTGTTAGGATCGGTTTTCCCGAAAACAGCAAGCACCGGCAGCCCCATAAGCCCTGCCAGATGAGTTACGCCCGAATCATTACCAAGAAAGATATCCGTATGGGTAAGCAGGCTCACTGCCTGTTCAATGCTGAGCCCTGAAAGCACAGCCCCAGCGTTTTCAAGACGCCGCACATCATCGCAGGTGAAACGCTCCTGTTCAACATAACCAAGCAGGAAGATTGGCCTAAAGCCTTCTGATGAAAGGATTTGAGATGCTTTGATAAAATTCTCAATATGCCAGCACTTAAATCCCCCTCCGCTGCCAGGGCATATCACTACAAGCCTCTCTGAGCCCTTCAGCCCAACACTGCGGCTTTGCAGCATCTCCCGCCCAGCGTGAACATCGTTTAAGTTTGCCAAAATAAGCGATTCGTGCTGCTGGTGGAGGTATTTATGCGGATTGTCAATGCCGAAAGCCTCTAATGAAACAAGCTTTCTGTTGAAGAAACTTTCCAGATAAAACCGGCTTATATGGCCTTGGTAATCCTCCGGCGGGCAGGCAGGAATAATCGAAATCTCAGGCGCGGAGCTAAGGCATGCAGTTACAGCAAGATTAGCTTCAAAATCACTCCCCTCCTCGCCCATAAAGCTGATTATCCAGTCGTAAAAGCTGAATTTCTCTGCAAGGTCTTTCTCCGCTGAAGGATCGAAGTCTTTGCTCGGCAGAAAAAGCCTTGATATGCTGGCTGAGCTTATATCGCTTATTCTGTCTATGCTCGTTCTTCCCGGGAAGAAGGATATGTTCCTTATCTGGCCGAAAAAATCGATGCTGGCAAGGCCGAGGCGGGATTTGAGGTAGTCTGCAAGTTTAAGCGTTAAGATGCAGTCGCCCAGAGCTCCCGGGTGGAGAATGAGCCCCCTGCCTCTGGTTACCATATCATCATAATAGTAAAACATATATCTAATACCATTAACTGATTAAACAGTTTTAATTTTGCTGCATAAATTATTCTCGCCCACAATAATAAGCATAAATACTTCAAAAACAATATACCTTTCCATATTTGCAGCTCACTCGGGGGTGTTTTCAGCAGGTTTTCTCGGTTTTAGTCATCTTTTGCAGCTTGATTTAGAGCCTCCCGTAAATATTGTGTTATAAGGGCTTTGAGATGATAATTTGGGCAGGATTATCCGATCAGCTTTAGTATTTTTTAGCCATAAAATGCATAATATGGTTGTTGAATTTCAAACAAGAAATATAATCGGCTTTTTAGTGAACCATAGAGCCTGGATAGGCGTATGATTTTTTATAAGTTATCATTGCTAACAGTGTTATTATTTAATAAAAAAATTGAGTTTTTCCAAGAAAAATACAATAAACATTTTGCTGTTTTCCCTTATTGCGTTCTGCTGCGAACCTTTGTCCGGAGCAGATATTTTAAACGGAAGTTTTGAGATTTTCGACGAAAACGACCCAAACCTCTTTGAGCAAAGCTGGGAAACAACGAATTCAGTTCGATGCGTCTCTTCATTTGGGACTGCAGATGTATCTTTTGAGTACAGTCAGGCCTCTCAAGTAGAGTGGGATTTAGATCCTGCACAAGCTGTTCACGGGGATTACTTCGCAGTTCTTTCTACCGGTGATACGGGCTCAGACGACGGGGATTCTATTATGGCAGAGATACGTCAAAAGATCACTTTTCAGCCCGGAGAAGTGATTGGCGGCGTTTATTATTTTGCAACAGCCGACTACTACGGCTGGAATGATTATGCCAAAATAACACTAAATCCCGCAAGCAGAGAGAGGGAAACAGACCTCTCTACTATCGAGATTGAATTCGAAAACGGCAAAACCGAGATGGATGTGGAAACCGTTGGTGATTTCCGTTCAATGGAAAACTGGAGCACGTTCGAATATGAGTTCACTGAGCAAACAGCGGGCGAATACTACCTCACCTGCGGCGTTTACGACCGAAACGACCGTATATACAAGAGCTATCTAATGCTTGATAACTTTTATGCAGGCCTGCCGCAAAGGCTGCGAATCAAAAACTATTTAGAAATTTCCGGCTCTCAGATAGTCTCCAGAAAGATAGATATAAGCAGAAAAGACGACAGATATCCCAACGCAAAGGACGGATACGATCTCTCGGACAAATGTTTATCCGACACAACTGAGGAAGCCGTTATTTACTCGGATGTTACATATTACAACGACCCCAACGACCCCAACAGCTTATCGCTTGATGTGCGTTCAGAAGACAGCACAGCGCCCTACTACCTGAAACTCAGCAGCTACGGAAATTTCAGAGAGCAAACTTCCAACAACCTTATATTCACATTCCAGGGAGAGGCCCCCGCATTCGGCGGCAGCTCTATCTTATTCCAGCAGACAAGCAGCCGAGGCACGCCTGAAGACCCCAACGGGCTGAATGAATTCTATCCGTTATATGACGTCAGAGCTGCTATAGAAGGCAATGAGGGGGTTATACCTCTAAAAGACCTGCCCCCCGGAGAATACAGACATTCAGAGCCATACGGAAGCGGAGTTCTATATATAGGGAACCGCATCCTGGCAGATTTCAACGAAAGCAGCAAGGCTGATATGGAAGACTTCAGCATACTTGCAAGAAACTGGATGAATCACCAGATACCCGCCGGCTACAAAAACTTAACTGCAAACATTTCAGGGGCAAACGGGATTCCCGACTATGAGGAGGAAAAGGCAAAGATAGACCTATGCGACCTCAAGGCACTTAGCTCAGACTGGACAAAAGAGTGCAGAAAGATTGAAGAATAGACTTTATTTTTTCCGATTTCAGTAATCTTTCTTTCTATCAACTAATTCCCCTCTGCGTTTTTCTTTGCCGGCATATCTTGAAAATAACTGAGGAAAATTTATAATTACAAAAATATGCATTCGGGGGAGAGGGTGCATCTAAAATCAGGCTCAAAATGCCTGATTATTGTTTTTAAGACTAAGGAAAATCCAAATGACTAAAGATAAAGGCAAAAAGCCGTATCCTATTATTCGGGCAATTGAATGCAAGGCCTGCGGGAGATGCATACTCGACTGCCCTGTAAACGTGCTTGAAATGAGCAAAGAGCTCAACGACAGGGGCTACCACTTCGTAAAATACAAAGGCGACGGGTGCATCGGCTGCTGCAACTGCTTTTATACCTGCCCCGAACCAAATGCAATCGAAGTTCACATCCCGGACAAAGATGATGACAATAAGGGCTCCGGCAAGGAGTCTTAGAATAATGGAGATATAGATAATGGCAAC is a window encoding:
- a CDS encoding 4Fe-4S dicluster domain-containing protein: MTKDKGKKPYPIIRAIECKACGRCILDCPVNVLEMSKELNDRGYHFVKYKGDGCIGCCNCFYTCPEPNAIEVHIPDKDDDNKGSGKES
- a CDS encoding glycosyltransferase family 9 protein, which translates into the protein MFYYYDDMVTRGRGLILHPGALGDCILTLKLADYLKSRLGLASIDFFGQIRNISFFPGRTSIDRISDISSASISRLFLPSKDFDPSAEKDLAEKFSFYDWIISFMGEEGSDFEANLAVTACLSSAPEISIIPACPPEDYQGHISRFYLESFFNRKLVSLEAFGIDNPHKYLHQQHESLILANLNDVHAGREMLQSRSVGLKGSERLVVICPGSGGGFKCWHIENFIKASQILSSEGFRPIFLLGYVEQERFTCDDVRRLENAGAVLSGLSIEQAVSLLTHTDIFLGNDSGVTHLAGLMGLPVLAVFGKTDPNRFSPLGGRANITVQPEKSFSEFSEASVEDVCSRLREMLD